tgctttgttcttcaaatcaaactttctcagttaattacttggaaacgtttgttgattgtttctcactgaagattgtcagatacaagtttatctgaatgttttctttggtttcaattgttgtggtttctgttgttaatcataccgtcgattaaaggtggaaatccaaaaccctatcaattttacttgtttcaaagattgggcaaaactttgagtcttttgtttattggttagagggtgcgattcaaattgtaatcgtgtttgTTAATCTTACacaacaagattcatatcattagTGATGGTGGCACCCACTTTTGCAATAAACTTATTGAAAAACTTCTGAAGAAATATGGTGTCAAGAATAAAGTTTCTACAGCTTATCATCCCCAAACGAGTGCCCAAGTCGAAGTATCCAATCGAGAAATTAagcaaattttagaaaaaagttTGAGTACTAATAGAAAGGATTGGACACTTCGACAtgatgatgcattatgggcctACAGAACTTATTTCAAAACACTTATAGGCACCTCCCCTTATATACTATTGTTTGGAAAGGCATGTCATTTGCCAGTTGAGTTATAGCATAGAGCATATTGGGCTATCAAAGCattcaattttgaatttgcTGCTGCAGGTGAGAAAATACTGCTTGAGCTAAACCAATCGGAGGAATTTCGTGATCAAGCATATGATATGGCGGTGTCATACAAAGAAAGGACCAAGAGAATACATGATCGGCGCATTCGTCATAGAGAATTTAAGGAAGGGGAAGCAGTTCTTCTGTTTAACTCCAGGTTGAGGCTCTTTCTTGGAAAATTGAAGTCTCGGTGGTCCGGCCCTTACAAAATCACTAAGGTTTATCCATCGGGGGCCATTGAAATCAAAGATGCAAGAAACGATTCTTTCACGGTCAATACTCAGAGACTAAAACACTATGTAGGGGGTGATGTCGACACTACGCAAGTCATCACCACACTGACCGACCAAGACTAGTTTGGGGAGGAGAACGGTCGAGCTCTAGACTCTAAATTGAGAACTACTCTcttaattttcttttattttattctattttgctttgaactttttaatttttcattctTTTGATTTCTAGTAGTTTTACTTTTTGTTTATTTCTGGAAAAAAAAGTTTCAAAAAGGGTTGCGCTCGGTCAGCAAATTTCAGTAGACCGAGCGCCCAAAAACACCCGAGT
The sequence above is drawn from the Henckelia pumila isolate YLH828 unplaced genomic scaffold, ASM3356847v2 CTG_485:::fragment_3, whole genome shotgun sequence genome and encodes:
- the LOC140872917 gene encoding uncharacterized protein, whose amino-acid sequence is EKILLELNQSEEFRDQAYDMAVSYKERTKRIHDRRIRHREFKEGEAVLLFNSRLRLFLGKLKSRWSGPYKITKVYPSGAIEIKDARNDSFTVNTQRLKHYVGGDVDTTQVITTLTDQD